In Paraflavitalea devenefica, the following are encoded in one genomic region:
- a CDS encoding DUF3098 domain-containing protein: MAEKLTTDKKQTSSTLFGKENYIWIVAGLAVMLLGLLLMAGGNSKDPNVFTNDEVYSVRRITVAPILILLGLGIEVFAIFRKPKS; encoded by the coding sequence ATGGCTGAAAAGTTAACGACTGATAAAAAGCAAACTTCCTCTACCCTCTTTGGTAAAGAGAATTATATCTGGATTGTTGCCGGACTGGCAGTGATGTTACTGGGCCTGCTCCTGATGGCCGGCGGCAATAGCAAGGACCCCAATGTATTTACCAATGATGAGGTATATAGCGTAAGACGTATTACCGTAGCTCCCATCCTTATTCTGCTCGGACTGGGCATTGAAGTATTTGCTATTTTCCGGAAACCGAAAAGTTAA
- a CDS encoding cell division protein FtsX, giving the protein MAQLGKGSARRSKPSYFMAILGVTIVLFFVGIFGWLLLNARQYTEEMKEDVKVQIFLRKNITPQDVETLKTYIAAQPYTKSYEYIDKETAKQRWLKSGENDFKELLDENPLPASFDLNLKTNYVHKDSVTTIKTDLEKQSMVVESVQYPAFVIEKMSSSVRVGLIVFAILAGIFCIFSIVLIDNTIRLAMYSNRFIIKTMQMVGATRGFIARPMTVRAIVNGTISAIMAIAIIYVVMMLSEYFLPYLRDLRDNGKMALLFAFLVILGISISLFSTYRSVVKYLKMKLDDLY; this is encoded by the coding sequence ATGGCGCAATTAGGAAAAGGATCAGCCAGGCGTTCAAAACCCTCTTATTTTATGGCTATCCTCGGGGTAACCATTGTATTGTTCTTTGTGGGCATTTTCGGCTGGTTACTGCTTAATGCCCGGCAATATACGGAGGAGATGAAGGAAGATGTGAAGGTGCAGATATTCCTGCGCAAGAATATCACCCCGCAGGACGTGGAGACTTTAAAGACCTATATCGCCGCGCAGCCATATACAAAATCTTACGAATATATTGATAAGGAAACCGCCAAACAGCGCTGGCTGAAGAGCGGTGAGAACGATTTTAAAGAGCTGCTGGACGAGAACCCCCTGCCGGCCTCTTTTGACCTGAACCTGAAGACTAATTACGTACATAAAGACAGTGTGACCACTATTAAGACCGACCTGGAAAAGCAGTCGATGGTCGTGGAAAGCGTACAATACCCCGCTTTTGTGATCGAAAAGATGAGCTCTTCGGTACGGGTAGGGCTGATCGTTTTCGCTATCCTGGCAGGTATTTTCTGCATCTTCTCCATTGTACTGATCGATAATACGATCCGCCTGGCCATGTATAGTAACCGGTTTATTATCAAGACCATGCAAATGGTAGGAGCCACCCGCGGCTTTATCGCCCGCCCCATGACGGTACGGGCCATTGTTAACGGCACCATTTCCGCCATTATGGCCATTGCGATCATTTACGTGGTGATGATGCTGAGCGAGTATTTCCTGCCCTACCTGCGCGACCTGCGCGATAATGGCAAGATGGCCTTGCTGTTCGCCTTCCTGGTGATCCTGGGCATCAGTATTTCCCTGTTCAGTACTTACCGGAGTGTGGTGAAGTACCTGAAAATGAAGCTGGACGACCTGTATTAA
- the leuS gene encoding leucine--tRNA ligase, whose translation MEYKFSQIEKKWQQIWKETNAYKVSNTSDRPKYYVLDMFPYPSGAGLHVGHPLGYIASDIFARYKRLKGFNVLHPMGYDAFGLPAEQYAIDHGIHPAVATDANINNFRRQLDNIGFCFDWDREIKTSDPSYYKWTQWIFLQLFHSWFNRKTKKAEPIAQLIKQFEKEGNVSHPCPGDSSIRFTEQLWVSFDERQQMDILMEYRLAYCGFGEVNWCEALGTVLANDEVVNGVSERGGFPVVRKKLRQWYLRITEYADRLLEGLEQVDFSDAMKEMQSNWIGKSYGAEITFAFKPANAPLATRHSPLTVYTTRPDTIFGVDFMVIAPEHELIDQITTPVQKQAVEDYIAYVKSRSERERMAEKKISGVFTGAYVLNPFDQREIPVWISEYVLAGYGTGAIMAVPCGDERDHKFANHFGISITNIIGSHYNGEEANPTKDAILENSGFLNGLVMRQAMEVASNKLEELGIGIRKVNYKMRDAAFSRQRYWGEPFPIAWKEGVAYPLSESELPVLLPHLDEIKPGQEGEGPLSNLPEWINSSPIGGQRESSTMPGYAGSSWYFLRYMDPHNDNTFCDRKASDYWGQVDLYIGGTEHAVGHLLYSRMWTKALYDLGYIGHDEPYKKLVNQGKIGGDSRLIYRLRGTNQFISAGLKDQYETDELHVDVSIVDGYVLDQEAFKQSRAEYETASFILEDGKYICGSRLEKMSKRYFNVVNPDDIVDKYGADTFRMYEMFLGPVEQDKPWDTKGIEGVHRFLKKLWRLFYDEMKGQVWNTAAPTDAELKVLHKAIKRAEEDTERFSFNTAVSSFMICVNDLSEMKCHKKDILQPLLILLTPYAPHVCEELWHLLGNDSAILDAAYPKFEPKYLVESNKEYPISVNGKLRTTINIALDAPQEDVEKIVLSNDVIQKWMEGKPHKKIIYVKGKMVNVVV comes from the coding sequence ATGGAATATAAATTCAGCCAGATAGAGAAGAAATGGCAACAGATCTGGAAAGAGACCAACGCATACAAGGTGAGCAATACAAGTGACCGGCCCAAATACTATGTGCTGGATATGTTCCCTTACCCCAGTGGGGCAGGCCTCCACGTAGGCCATCCGCTCGGCTACATTGCCAGCGACATCTTTGCCCGTTATAAGAGGCTCAAAGGCTTCAACGTACTACACCCCATGGGCTATGACGCCTTTGGTCTTCCGGCCGAACAATATGCCATAGACCATGGTATTCACCCCGCCGTAGCCACGGATGCCAATATCAACAACTTCCGCCGGCAGTTGGACAACATCGGCTTTTGTTTCGATTGGGACCGGGAAATAAAGACTTCCGATCCTTCCTATTATAAATGGACCCAATGGATCTTCCTGCAGCTCTTCCATAGCTGGTTCAACCGGAAAACGAAGAAGGCAGAACCCATTGCCCAATTAATAAAGCAGTTTGAAAAGGAAGGCAATGTCAGCCATCCCTGTCCCGGCGATTCCTCTATCCGGTTTACCGAGCAATTATGGGTAAGCTTTGATGAGCGCCAGCAAATGGACATATTAATGGAATACCGCCTGGCCTATTGTGGCTTTGGGGAAGTGAACTGGTGCGAAGCATTGGGCACGGTACTGGCCAATGATGAAGTAGTGAATGGCGTAAGTGAACGCGGCGGCTTTCCCGTGGTGAGAAAAAAGCTGCGCCAGTGGTACCTGCGCATTACGGAATATGCCGATCGCCTCCTGGAAGGACTGGAGCAGGTTGACTTCAGCGATGCCATGAAGGAAATGCAAAGCAACTGGATCGGCAAAAGCTACGGCGCTGAGATCACCTTTGCGTTTAAACCCGCAAACGCCCCACTCGCCACTCGCCACTCGCCACTCACCGTCTATACCACCCGCCCCGATACCATCTTCGGCGTAGACTTTATGGTCATTGCGCCCGAACATGAATTGATTGACCAGATCACTACGCCCGTTCAGAAACAGGCGGTGGAGGATTATATCGCCTATGTAAAGAGCCGCAGTGAGCGGGAGCGCATGGCCGAGAAAAAGATCTCCGGTGTATTCACCGGCGCCTATGTGCTCAATCCTTTCGATCAGCGCGAGATCCCGGTATGGATCTCTGAATATGTATTGGCGGGATATGGTACCGGTGCCATCATGGCCGTGCCTTGTGGCGATGAGCGTGACCATAAATTTGCCAACCACTTCGGTATATCCATCACCAACATCATCGGCAGCCATTACAATGGCGAAGAGGCCAACCCTACCAAGGATGCCATCCTGGAGAACTCTGGTTTCCTCAACGGACTGGTGATGCGCCAGGCCATGGAAGTAGCCAGCAATAAACTGGAGGAGCTGGGCATCGGCATCCGGAAAGTCAACTATAAAATGCGGGATGCCGCTTTCAGTCGCCAGCGTTACTGGGGTGAACCATTCCCCATTGCCTGGAAAGAAGGCGTGGCTTATCCTTTATCCGAAAGTGAATTGCCGGTATTATTGCCGCACCTGGATGAAATAAAGCCTGGTCAGGAAGGTGAGGGGCCATTGAGTAACCTGCCTGAGTGGATCAACTCCTCCCCCATTGGCGGACAAAGGGAAAGCTCTACCATGCCCGGTTATGCCGGCAGTAGCTGGTACTTCCTGCGGTATATGGACCCGCATAATGACAACACCTTCTGCGACCGTAAAGCCAGTGATTACTGGGGCCAGGTAGACCTGTACATCGGTGGTACCGAACATGCTGTAGGTCACCTGCTCTATAGCCGCATGTGGACCAAGGCCCTCTATGACCTTGGTTACATTGGTCATGATGAGCCTTATAAAAAACTGGTGAACCAGGGAAAGATTGGTGGTGATTCCAGGCTGATATACCGCCTGCGTGGCACCAATCAGTTTATATCAGCCGGTTTGAAAGACCAGTATGAAACAGATGAACTGCATGTGGATGTTTCCATTGTGGATGGCTATGTGCTGGACCAGGAAGCATTCAAACAATCAAGGGCAGAATATGAAACGGCTTCCTTCATCCTGGAGGATGGCAAATACATCTGTGGCTCACGCCTGGAGAAAATGAGCAAACGTTACTTCAATGTGGTGAACCCGGATGATATTGTAGATAAATACGGCGCTGATACCTTCCGCATGTATGAAATGTTCCTCGGACCGGTAGAGCAGGACAAACCCTGGGATACCAAAGGTATTGAGGGTGTACACCGCTTCCTGAAAAAGCTATGGCGTTTGTTCTATGATGAAATGAAAGGGCAGGTATGGAATACAGCAGCGCCTACGGATGCAGAGTTAAAAGTATTGCACAAGGCTATCAAGCGGGCAGAGGAAGATACCGAAAGGTTCTCTTTCAATACGGCCGTGAGCTCCTTCATGATCTGTGTGAATGATCTTTCTGAAATGAAGTGCCACAAAAAGGATATCCTGCAGCCTTTACTCATATTGCTTACGCCTTATGCACCACACGTGTGCGAAGAGTTGTGGCATTTACTCGGAAATGACTCCGCCATCCTGGATGCTGCCTATCCGAAATTTGAACCCAAATACCTGGTAGAAAGCAACAAGGAATACCCCATTTCTGTGAATGGTAAACTGCGTACTACCATCAACATCGCATTGGATGCGCCGCAGGAAGACGTGGAGAAAATCGTACTTTCCAATGATGTCATCCAGAAATGGATGGAAGGCAAGCCACACAAAAAGATCATCTATGTGAAGGGGAAGATGGTGAATGTGGTAGTTTAA